The sequence ACCACCCctccgacgacgacgatgacgaagaggcccgctcctccttctcctccgccatgggCGACCACAACTTCCAGAGCTTCCGCCGGCCCCAGTCGGCCATGCTGCTGGAGGACGAGGACCAGGAGCCGGAGCCGGAGATGGAGGACGCGTCCAAGTACGACATGTGGATGTCCGACGAGCCCATGTCCATccaggagcgccgccgccgcctgcaccaGGGCCTGGGGATGGTCAGCAGCCGGGACCTCGCGCTGCGCCGCCACAGCACCAAGAAGCGCTTCATCGACGTGCCACGGAGCGTGTCCAGGAGGATGCAGCAGATGCCACCGTCGTTGCCCGTCGCGCCAGCCGCCAACGCCCCGACTCCGAGCGTTGCCGCCGCGGAGACAACTCGCGCGCCGCCGTCGGGGCTGGCCGCCGCGCGCGAGATGCTCAAACAGCCGCCGGCCAAACCCATCACGAGACGCCGGTCGGACGGCTTCCTCGCCGTGCGAGACGGCTCCGGAAGGCCGTCTCTGCGTCGTGCTCGCTCCTTGCTCAGCCCGCACGACCCCTGCAGCAGCTCACTCATCGATAAGTTTAAAGCGACACGTGATATGCCCGCCGTGACCATGCCGGCGTCAGCGCCCGCGGATAAAGGCACCAaaggtgacggggacgacggcggccaGACCAAGAAACAGGACAACAGCAAGGAGGGTGCCGTCATGGCTGCGCCCAAGGACCAGAACCAGACCGGCGTGCAGCATGGTCTGGAGGAGATCGAGAAGTTCATCGGCAACACCCCCATCATGAAGCACCTAATGCGGCGCGGCCCGAGCCAGCACCACCAGCCCATGCCGCCGGCTGCAGCTGCGGCACCGCCCAAGGGCGACAAGTCGGCGGGCAAGAAGAAGGGCGGATGGCTCAAGAACATCAAGTCGGTCGCCACCACCATCGGCTTCATCCAAGACAATGGCAAGCCGGTCCCCGCCAGCATGGCCACAGGCGCAGCCCCCAGTACGGGCCCCGCCAGTGCAGCCGTtccaccttcctcctcctcgacgtcCACGGAGAAGCTCAAGGTTCAAAACTATGGCAAGTCGAGCAAGGAGCTCACTGGATTGTACATGTCCCAGGTACCCGGCTGGTACACTGAGAAACTCATGCAAGCAAGCAAGTAAGCAACCTCTTAATAATCacggtgtgggtgtgggtgtgggtgtggtgTGTATGTGCAACTAACAGGAGATCCAGGCGCACGAGGGGTCCATATGGAGCATCAAGTTCAGCGCGGACGGGCGGCGGCTGGCGAGCGCCGGTGAGGACTGCCTGGTGCGCGTGTGGGAGGTGGTGGAGACCAGTGCGCCGCCGAGCTCCGTGCCGCAGGACGGGTCCCTGCCCCCTCTGCCCGGCGGGGCGGACGGATCGTCGCAGGCGCCGGGGCTGTCCAAGAAGTCGACGACCAAGGGCGGCAAGACCGCGCTCCCGGAGCACCTCGTGGTCCCCGACAAGGTGTTCGCTCTGGCCGAGCAGGCGCTGTGCGTCCTGGAGGGGCACGAGGACGACGTGCTGGACCTCACCTGGTCCAAGTCCGATCAGGTCTTGCCCATCtcatcatacatacatacatacatacatactcaCGCATGGTATAGTATAAACACTTGTTGACACGTACGGCTTGTCGTCGCCGCAGTTGCTGTCGTCGTCCATGGACAAGACGGTGCGGCTGTGGGACACGGCGAGCAAGGCCTGCCTCAAGAAGTTCTCGCACAGCGACTACGGTCAGTGAGCGTGGCGCCTCTCACTCATACGTTACGTTCGTAGTAGGAGTACGTTTCTTGTTCATAATAAGAGGGAGCGACCGTGTGCAGTGACGAGCATCCAGTTCAACCCGGTGGATGACCGGTACTTCATCAGCGGCTCGCTGGACGCCAAGGTGCGCCTGTGGAGCATCCCCAACCGGCAGGTCGTCGACTGGACCGACGTCAACGAGATGGTCACCGCCGCTTCCTATTCCCCCGACGGCCAGGTACGTGTGCCCCGGCGCGGCGCCGTTGACATTTCTCCATACATGACATCGCCTATCTATTCATGTTTCTGACACGCCGTCGTTGGTTGTCGACACGAACAACCCAAGAGCGCCATCATCGGCTCGCACCAAGGGAGCTGCCGGTTCTACAAGACAGCAGGTAGTACATTTTGCATCTTCAAATTCATTAGGTATTGACCGAGCACATGTTTGCTTAAGAGAATCTCGTGGTGCGGTTACAGACTGCAAGATCAGCCCGGAGGCTCAGATCGACGTCCAGTCCAAGAAGCGCAAGTCGCAGGCCAAGAAGATCACCGGATTCCAGGTTGTATGCACCACAATTCTGATTGATTTTACCATGACTCTTATCTAACGTAGGTTACTCATCTTGATGCTCATGGACGTCATCCACATCCAGTATGCCCCGGGGAACCCGTCGGAAGTGCTGGTCACCTCGGCCGACTCGCAGATCCGCGTCTTCGACGGCGTCACCATGGTCCAGAAGTTCAGAGGTACTTTTACTTACTATTAACATGGCCACCAAGCCGACCAACAAATCGTGTTTCGAGGAAGgaattgtttctttttttttcctgcccgcaaaaagaaaaaggagaaggaagatgacaagTGAACAACGCAGGATTCAAGAACACGAGCAGCCAGATCGCGGCGGCCTACACCTCCGACGGGCGGTACGTGGTGTGCGCGAGCGAGGACTCGCACGTCTACATCTGGAGGACCACCCGGAGCGCGCCCGCCGCGGCGGCCATCGGCATCGGCATGAAGCCCAAGACGTGGTGCACCATCCGCTCCTACGAGAACTTCTACTGCAAGGACGTCTCCGCCGCCGTCCCGTGGACCCACTCGCCGTCCCTGCCCGGCAGCCCAAAGTCGCACCAGGGCGTCGTGTCGTGCAATGACGACGTGTGCAGCATGGCGAGCCACGCCGCCAAGCCGGACGTGAGCAAGAGCGGCGAGCTGAGCAGGGTGACCAAGAGCGGCGAGCTGAGCAGCCCCGCGGCGCCGTCGCCACACTCGGGCCCGCTAGACACGCCGTCGTCGCGGCACGCCAGCAAGACCGGAGCCAACGCCTCGGACAGCGGCAACGCGTGGGGCTTGGTGGTAGTCACGGCGACCTTGAGCGGCGAGATAAGGGTGTACCAGAACTTCGGGACGCCCTTCAGGATCAAAGGCCAGGGCAATCTGTTTTACTGATCCGCCCAGCCTAATTCTTGCAAATTTAATTAGCAAATGCTATGCGGACGTAACATGACTTGGCGACTCGTTTTCACGATCTTGTGTGCGACTCGTTTCACCTAGATTATCAGTAATGCTAGACCCACGTAATGCTACGTACAAATTTtacgtaatactccctccgtttttaaatatttgtttttctagaaatttcaacaagtggttatatatggagcaaaatgagtgaatctacactctaaactatgtctgtatacatccgtatgtgatagtccatttgaaatctctaaaaagacaaatatttaggaacggagtagACTATACGGAGGATTTGGATTGGATGGAAGGGGGTGGGCAGGGGCCCACACCCGTGAAAAtgggtggggggggggtggggagggggacgAGATAGTTTGTTAGGCAGTTTACGTAACTTTTTGTAAGAGCTTTCGTAGATGTAGGTAGTGCAACTGTAACGATTTTGGGCATAGAAAGTAGGATGATTCGCACAGATTCTACAAAAAAAATACTTGCTCAGTTCAATCCAACAACGGTAAGCTTACGTAGTAAAACTCTTACGTAAACAAATAGGATTTTTAGCAGCAGGATGTGTTGGGCCACCTTAACCCCGAGAGTCCGATCCAAGGGTTTTGGACGCAGGAAGGGAGGcacagatctctctctctctctctctctctctctctatatatatatatatatatatatatatatatatatatatatatatatatatatatacggctgCGCTATTCTGAGCGTGCGCGCATTTTTAGTTAATCTACGCGCCGGCTGCTGCTCCTAATCACGCGCGGCTGTGCGGGTCGCGGAGAAGGAAGATTTTGAGGGTAATGGCATGTGAAAAATAAAGTAACGCACTTTATTTCTATTACCATGTGTTGCTCTGATCTTGCGTCACTATTGATTGCTAGTAATATAGTAAGTACGGATGGTAATGGACCTAGTTTTCTTACCGGATGTAAAACAGTGACTACTCATTGCTAGTAATATAGTAAGTATGAATGGTAATGGACCTAATTCTTTTACCGGCAGCGAGATGTGAAGGATTCATCCATAATCATTGTCAGTAATAGATTAATTGTAGGTAGTAATAGACATAGGGTTTTTTTACCGACAATAAGACAACGATGTTACACATAGAGCAGTTTTGGTCGTAAGTGTTACGATCGATTTTTTTCCCACGTCGCCCACGCACTTCGACCTGGTTAGCGCATCGGCCTAATTAGCGCATACTGGTTGGCTCACTCGAAGCGGCCGGAGCGTAGGACAGGGTAAACTAAGTAAGGCACATAGTAATGCTCCAATGAAAACTATTGCGAGGATGTTTCTTCTAGTAAATGCTTGAGAACAAAATCAAACTAGTAAAAGAATTTAGTTCTAGTAATAAGAGGCGCCCAATGCTAGATCTGGAAAACCATTATTATGTATAGATGTATATCATGTTGATTGTTCTTAGTAGTCGTTTCAGTTATTGTATTAATGATAAGTAATTTATTTTATAAAACAATTTACTAGAATGTACGCATATAATTGTCATATTTACTACTTCGAGTGAAGTGTTTACTACCATCCATTTTACAATTTATAGATAACATATTACAGACTGCTTGTCACGAAGATCATGCAATCTAATTATTTTAAATCTAATACCAGTACGTGTGGAGGTCAAATTGTAGTGAAAGATTACGTCATATACCAGCACTTTATTATTTTACCATAAAAGCATGGCAATTCACTAATTAATGAAGTGGAGAATCTGAGTAGTAATTCAATTACTGTGGTGTACTACTTCTGCTTAGTAATTTACGATCAAAATAGATCATGGTGCATGCAGGTCATTCTGCTCTCTCTCGGTCGGCTCAGGATTACACTTGCTAACCGCTTAGGTGCGCTTAGAGGGTGCAGCGCGTAGAATAAGGTGATCTGCGCTCAGGCACAGTTTAGcaaagctatatatatatatatatatatatatatatatatatatatatatatatatatatatatatatatatatatatatatatatatatctttatctttacctaatctttatctttatctttatctttacctatatatatatatatatatatatatatataataaagcaaATTCGGTTTCTGTCGTACGTCGTCGCACATTTTACAAAAAAGACCCTGTGGTTTGGGGTATTCAACCCGCAATCCTTTTAAGTGGATAATGACCATGCTTGCGTCCCCGACTCGACCCCACGCCCATGCTGCTCCTTGCCATTCGCGGCGATCCGGTGGCTGCGCTCCGTGATGCGGAAGCTGGACGGGGAGAAGAGGGGCGGCGCGGGTGGAGGCGGAGGAGACAGCGGCGGTGCGGGGCGAGGCAGAGTAGTGCTGCCTCGATACGGCAGGAAAACAAGATGCTCGACGGCTTTAGCGGGCGAGCTGGGCTGAGCCAGTCCACGCGGCGGACGAACGGGCACTACTCTCGGATGTCCTCCTCCAGACGACAGgcgatgcaggaggcggcggcgggtcgAACGGACGGATCGAGGCGGAGGAGCTCGAGGCCGACGTAGAGGTTTCCGGCAGCGAGAACGGTGTGCTGCGGATTGTGTTCCATGGCCACATCCTTCCCTGGAGAAAAcagagatgagagagagagagagagagagagagagagagagagagagagagggaaaagcCCAGAGAAGAAGAGTAGATGGCTGGCCTGCGTGAGGCGGCTCTCCCGACGACAGACGAGGCAGGAGGCTGCGgatccggctgctccggcgtgatTCCGGTGGCGCGGTGGATGGATCGAGGCGGAGGAGCACGAGGTCGACGGAGAGGTGACCGGAGATGGCGGGTGGGGTGCTGCGAGGGTTGTCCATGGCAAAAATtgagagaggaggagagagaaaAGCCGAGTGAGAGGAGGAACATGGGCGGCTGCTGGCTGGCCTGCTTCAAGCGGCTCGGGGCACCATCACCGGGTGCGGTTGGAGGAGGCACCTCACGCGAGCGAGGGGAGGGACGACCTGGGCGGTCACAAGGGACGAGGACGTGCTCTCCTGCTCTCATGGCCAAGGAAAAAGGAAAGATCTGAGATGTAGGGGAAGGAAGCGAGGGAGAAGGAGGTGCTGCGGCGAGGCGCTAGAGCTGGGGAGAAGATAAGGTTGGAGGAGGGATAGACAGCGATGGGAGGCTGGGGTCAGATGAAACGCGTCACCCGCGCGAGATGGTCGCTGGACACCGGCTCTGGACATGAGAGCACTTCATTAAATTGACCAGATTTGGTAATAATAAAAAACTAGATAGATTAACTAGGAGGGACACGCTCCATTTATCAATAAAATCGCTTGACTCTCGCCATGCATGCATTTTCTCTCTCTGAATATACATTTTGGTTTTCCTTTTCGAAGTTGGATTTGCATCTATTTGTGTTTTTTGACGTATTCATATTAACTACAGAGGTCAGGACACACACGGCAGAAATATATATGCATGGGCGCCCAATGAAATAAATACATAAATTATCTCTGTGCTTTGTTGATTTTGACTTATACAAGTGCATAATAAATCATCGGTGTCAAAACATAGACATTTACATGTCATGGCCACCAAGTTAATTATTcttaataaagttgttatttcgtATCAGGAAGAAGATGACATGCTTGATATCCTTGAAGATGGTCATGTTGAAGGTAGTTCGGATGAACGTGGCAACCACCTTATACATCCTTTTGACCCAAACATTGATGCTATGAAGAAACATGAAACAATTGCATCCAGACAAAATTACTTTGAAAATATTGGATATGCGACATTTTTATTGTCTGATGTATGTGCAATGGTTAATCTTCCCGTGTGGTATGCTTTGTAACTAGACATCGACGGAGCGAAGTCAAACGAATAGCATGGTGTATATAGCAATGCTCTTACTTTAACTTCATGTTACTCCTACCTAAATTGTTTCAAGGAAAAACATGATACTCTATCATGCATACTACGCATATATTTTGATGCGTATGTCCAGCGTAATCCAATTTTAATAAAGTGTTCACtttcttaaaataaataaaaacccaTGTTTTTCTGAAAGTAAAAAATAAGAAGTATTCATAGACTATTCCATGAGCCACTACTCTTCTATCTGATGAAGAAAGCTAAGGTGCCTTCTTAACATTCAAAATTCAGACTCCAAAAAGTAATAATCTAGGTTATCTTATTAGGGACGTTTATCAGAACTGAATGTAAAAAATGGAGCGTAATAGCACATGAATCATGTTTTGCGAGTTTTaatgcccgttgcaacgcacggacatttgtactagtaataataaagcagattgagtttctttcgtccgtcatgacatttttcagaaaagtccctctatttcagagaattcaacccgcagtcctgttttaagtcaaaacgaatcgtttttcgtattttacacaaaagtccgtgtgttttcttgaaatcaacccgccgtccggatttaagtcacacccgaaccgttattttacgttTTTTGAAAACCCCCCTgacgttttaggtaattcatccgcggatcatatttaagtcaaacaaatacttttttaaatcatccatatcttttaaaccgtaactccaatttgaacatgttatatataaaatttgattagaaaaatatgtagaatatgaatatgagattattttgacctattaattatttttaatattattttggaatatatttaaatcaaacaaatgattttctaaattatccgtatcttttagaccgtaacttcgattttaacatattatatatgaaattttattagaaaaatgtgtggaatctaaatatgatgtaattttacctgttaaatatttttcaaatattgttttgaaagcaaacttataatttctaGCGCAAGATCTGTTTTTCTTTCGTACTGGCGGCGAtccagattgcaaataaacaccccactataaccatataggcaaaagaaaacatcaataactacacatgcatacctctgaaaaatgtcgcaggggaaaacaacagatttctcatcgcgagaatgagagagagagagagagagagagagagagagagagagagagagagagagagagagaaagagagagaggagggggcgagggaggagagagggagagagaggggggggggggcgagggaggagagagggagagagagacgcatGAGGATTGACCATATTCAAAcacttttttgttgttttgtgtgaacaccgaggccatcgccggcgagggtgagaaggaggataagcggcaacacaaatatgatgcctcgcaaatataaaggagatggacctattgagtgatggttgttgggttaagagtgtgtgttatgttttttctcccgttacaacgcacgggctcttttgctagtaataataaagcaaattgaatttctggtcatacGTCATAAAAACTACCTTCGAAGTTGGCAAGAATTACCTATCAATGTCACCCATAAGTGGGAAAAACGATTCGGTTTTCAAGTCACCAACTTGTAGCTTACTGGTTGGAGGCTTGCACTCCCACGCAGCCGGCCTGAGTTCGATCCCCACTTCTCCCactttttctttgttttctcttaATTTCTGTGAGCGGAAGATAGAACAGCCTCGCCCAAGTGCCGTCTTATCTGATAGGCTACATAAATTTCCAATTTCGGCCCAACCATTTTCTTCTTAAACTTTTTTGGCAGATTCaagtatttaaaaatatatttactcagaaaaaaagtatataaaaatatATTCATATCTTTCAAATCCTAGCTTTAAATTTAGAAAGTTATATACGATAATCACTCAAAAAATGTGTACATTCCAGATATGATATTATTTTGCATGATAACCATTTCTAAAATTATTTTTATGTTCCAACTTTAATTAAATACTTTTCTCTATATGAGGAATTTGAAAATGCCTATTCGTTATACATGTCCTTATAGATTGATTGTTTTTGATGGAGATATCTAACGTTGCTCCTATGCATGTGCTATCATTGTGTCCTAAAGTGTAATTTGGTATTTTCAGCCTAATGCattatttcttttttttttacGAGTAATGCATTATTTCTTAGGTATCACTAAGGAGGAACAACAGAAAGACGTGAATTGATACCGGCAAGTAGATAGATATTTTCTTTCCAATCAATTGGACACAACTTTAGTTACTTAAAAAAATCATCCCACCTTTATATTTGTGCACAACATCACATATCATGTTGTTTCTCGTACGACATTGTGAAAGATTTCGTATGATTTCTTGGTGTCATCGAGTGTGTGTATGAAGGTAAtttattttctcccgttgcaacgcacgggcatgtttgctagtaaagTAGTAAATCTGAAATTGAAGGGTTATGGGGCGAGAGGGGAGGCATAAAGAAAATAGTAGATGGGTGTGGCTAGGACTCATCTAGATGtaacataactatgtcacatctaagtaTGACATCACACAACATCAgctaaaaaacaataaaaaatattTTATACAAATTTCGCCTAATTATATGGTGAACTACTTAGATGTGACCAAGCTTTTAAGTAGCATCCGCTACCTTCGCTATTACGGCCGCAATAGCGGTAGCGTCACCCTGCTGCTATTAGTTTAAGGTTGCGTTAGAAAATAGCGTGTTGTCACGATGCGGGCGCAATATCACTTGTTAGACCGCTATATCGTCCGCTATCCGCAATATCGCCTGCCATACAAGTCCTTGTTGTTCAGTTGTGTAATCTATTTTGGTAAATTTGTTTTGCTTGCATGGTTGCACGACCAAATATTGTTCAATCATAGTTTATATTCTTATATAAATGATGATTTATCCAATTAAGTGTCATATTTTTGTCAATTAGGTGTCGGGAGCGCGGTAAAAAAGGGGTTAAGCCAGTCCTGGCCATGGGCAGTCCGGCCCGAACGGCCCGGCCCGAAAAAACCCGACGCAACGCTGCTCACGGGCCGGGtctgggcctagattttgagcccgaaggccgggccCGGGCCCTacgtttttgtgtttttctgaagggcgggccgggccggcccgaagcccgacgtGCTTTTACGcgttcgggccgggcttgggcccagaaaacaggcctgatgaccgggccgggccgggcctgggTTTCTTgcatcgggctt comes from Triticum aestivum cultivar Chinese Spring chromosome 5B, IWGSC CS RefSeq v2.1, whole genome shotgun sequence and encodes:
- the LOC123111070 gene encoding WD repeat-containing protein 44 yields the protein MRGDKEAFFHCLDRVPSGIHIDTDHPSDDDDDEEARSSFSSAMGDHNFQSFRRPQSAMLLEDEDQEPEPEMEDASKYDMWMSDEPMSIQERRRRLHQGLGMVSSRDLALRRHSTKKRFIDVPRSVSRRMQQMPPSLPVAPAANAPTPSVAAAETTRAPPSGLAAAREMLKQPPAKPITRRRSDGFLAVRDGSGRPSLRRARSLLSPHDPCSSSLIDKFKATRDMPAVTMPASAPADKGTKGDGDDGGQTKKQDNSKEGAVMAAPKDQNQTGVQHGLEEIEKFIGNTPIMKHLMRRGPSQHHQPMPPAAAAAPPKGDKSAGKKKGGWLKNIKSVATTIGFIQDNGKPVPASMATGAAPSTGPASAAVPPSSSSTSTEKLKVQNYGKSSKELTGLYMSQEIQAHEGSIWSIKFSADGRRLASAGEDCLVRVWEVVETSAPPSSVPQDGSLPPLPGGADGSSQAPGLSKKSTTKGGKTALPEHLVVPDKVFALAEQALCVLEGHEDDVLDLTWSKSDQLLSSSMDKTVRLWDTASKACLKKFSHSDYVTSIQFNPVDDRYFISGSLDAKVRLWSIPNRQVVDWTDVNEMVTAASYSPDGQSAIIGSHQGSCRFYKTADCKISPEAQIDVQSKKRKSQAKKITGFQYAPGNPSEVLVTSADSQIRVFDGVTMVQKFRGFKNTSSQIAAAYTSDGRYVVCASEDSHVYIWRTTRSAPAAAAIGIGMKPKTWCTIRSYENFYCKDVSAAVPWTHSPSLPGSPKSHQGVVSCNDDVCSMASHAAKPDVSKSGELSRVTKSGELSSPAAPSPHSGPLDTPSSRHASKTGANASDSGNAWGLVVVTATLSGEIRVYQNFGTPFRIKGQGNLFY